The window GTGTGATCCTTTATGATGTAAAGCCTTAAGACAGGATGCTTTCTGGGGAAAAACTCCAAAACCACTGACCAGCAAAACACTTTGGATCCATGAAGCTGTTGAAGCTTCCAAACCAATCttcttttaaaatgcatttccgCTGAATGTGCCTTCTGTACGTACAAGGGTGACTACTCTGAACCAGAGGGATGACTGAACCTTTTATTTGTAGAATTAATACCTGCACTGGATATCTTTGAGGACCAGATTTAAGAGTAAGGAGTTTTGGTAGTTTATTTGTTAAATGAGTGGGATCAATAAACAGTTATAAGCAGTGGACTATACTACTGTTGGGCATGTGAAGGGTTCCCAACAGTGTCCATTTTTCAGATTGAagtcctgctcctcacatacaaggtcttgaataatcagggcccatcttatcttagtgaccttgtagtaccatatcaccctagtAGAGCTCTTCGCTCAGACTGCGGGCTTACTTGTGATTCCTGgagtatttaaaagcagaatgggaAGCAGAGCCTCTTCTCTGGAAGCAGTTTCCAGTTTGGTTTCGGGAGAAAGACACTCTCTACTTCTTaggattaggcttaaaactttcctttttgatgaagcttattgttagggcaggatcaggtgaccctgaatcctcctaGGCTGCGATGCACTTAGAGTTTCTCCTTCACTCAATTAAAATGTATctattctgtttatttattttaatagcaAGCAAatccaaaaaacacattttcatagCAAATGATTTGGGGACGTGTCATCATTTATGCTCCACGATATATTACCCAATCAGATGTtgttacccccccccccccaatcagTGATACATTTTAAATGCTTATCAGTTTACTTCATATTAAGATACAGTGACATGTgctgaagaagaaagaaaagagagaagacaTATTACAGATAAATGCATCAAAATGTGACTTCAAACAGCTCAAACATAGaagtattagaaaaataaaaaatgaaatataagtAATTTGACTAATGAACAGTTGAATACATACAGTTAACTGTGGAGAGTTTAATGGACCAGTTCATGCACGGTGCACAGCCAAACATCATTATTTCCTGTttcacaacacaaaacaaacaacttttaagtgctttgagtgctttcATATCGCCAAACCACCGTGTTGCTGTAAAATGACACTCAGCACAGTAATTATGTAAGAACGGCTATTTTCTTCAACTGACAGCCAATATCAGCATCCACACATTAGCAGAGGTTATATGCTTCCTGTTTTCTGACAGCAGTGCCTGCTCTGAGTGATCCAATCTTCAAGGCTGTGTTTAACGTCATTATGCTGAAAAACAGCCTTATAAAGACCAAACAGGTGATGTGATTGGTTTAatttatttggttttttttttgtctggctgttttttttcctttactgcAGATAGAGCTCAGCCCATCTTAGCAGTGATTCACATATAGAAGAGGCATGTCAAACTCATTATACATGGTGGGCAACATGCAGCCCACGTTGATCTTATGTAGGCCAGATTAGTGAAAATGAAACCTGTCTCCTTTCTTTGCTTGCTGGGCTGATTCTGGCCCCCGGAcctcatgtttgacacccctgttttAGAGTATATGAAGATGTAAATAGGATTCTTCAAGGCTGCAAGATCGGGCAAAATTGGACATTTCAAATCATGTCTTAAACAAATACATATCAAgggtaaataacaaaaatagtGCAGATAAGATATTCTCAAAAGATCAAGAACTAACCTGAATCAAGAGGCTCAATGATTGTGTGCTTTGGAGggaattttcagcctttattACACATTTCCCACATTAGCTGCGAGAAGGATTTAATGTAAACAGTTACAGTCAGTGTTTGCATACTGCCTGTGATACAGTGACACTACCGCTACAAAGAACATGAAGGAATTCAGTGACATATGCTACATTCTTTGCAGAAAAGAAACGTTTATGTGAGCatacataaatgaaaatataaacttATACCAGTATCGTCATTTTAAGGCTCGACTTTCTACatatacacattaaaaaaacaaaaccacaacGGCAAGATCCAGCAATCGTACATTTTTACATGCGCACAAAGGAtggtgtgacacagagagaagacACTCCACCATACCAATTAATGCTGCTACCTAAACATATCATAGATTGCTACCTTTCAACAGTTTTCAAATACATGCTGTATATTTAATGCCCACTTGTTTGACAgaagcacataaaaaaacaataatgttCAGAAACTTGGCAAATATTTCTAACAGGATAAGATGGTCCCAGTTAGGAAATAGGAAATTAAAAATACTGCATAGCTACTGATTAATGCAGAAGAAACGCTTTATATAAGGTTATATTATTATGATAGTAAAGagaatatattttttgtatagTTGATATATTATTTTAGTCAAATTTGATATATAAAAGAGCCCCTGGAAGATAAACCCTGATACCTGAAGTCGtatagactttttaaaaaaagagactttaaaggcttcataaaatattcatgtgtatataaataaatgactaTAAAATTTTCCATTCACGTACATGCTTCATGCAACTATTCACTGTAAATGTACTCAGATATTTTTTAGAGTGGAAATAGATTTCAGTTTTCTTGCTAacacctgttttttttgtattaagtCATAGTTACGATCTCATATTTGTCCTGGACATTGTTCTCCTCTTGTTTTTCAGGTTCAGGGTGGTGCAGCTCAATGAAGATAAGGTAAACACCTGCTCCAACTGCGCCACCCACCATGGGCCCTACCACAGGAatccaccaccagcagcctccAGCTCTGCAGGCAGGGGACATACACAGAGATTATGATGTCACAAAAACGCAGCCCCAAACAAGTATCTGGTCTTATTAAGGATTTAAAATAATTCATCTTTGCCTCAATTTAACCTTGGAAAGTGTTTCTCAGTGGCTCTGAAGGTACTTTGACAAGTAAACAAAAACCAGTgacttgtttgtttattgcacagtcctaaataaacaaacaaaaaaaactaggATCATGAAGTAAAAAGTTTACCATGCAGGGAGAGGCCGATATTAGATTCATGCCGAGGAATCACTAACAAGAGTGAAAttctaatatttttaattatactCTAATAAACGGGATAATCAGTAAGACAGACAGCTGACGGAAATGTCTTGTCAGGATTTTAAAAACCACTATAAACAATATGAAAATATTTcctttatgttttggtttaaaagAGTAGTTTTATGTTGATTTGCTAGAACTGAGCAGGAAAATCTGGTTATACTGTATAAAGCATTGAGTCcattttgtaatgttttataACTTTAAGTATCAGAAAGGAGGATTATCCAGGAAATGCTGATTAGCTGGCAACTTAAGAACTTATGAGCCAAAAACAAGTCGGCAGCAAATAAGCGTATGGCTTCAAAGTCAGACACACCCCTCATTGTCTCATCTCAAAATGGCTCAAAATGGGACTTCGCAAAATCATAAGTTATGTTGTGGAAGCCctgtccatcttttacatacagtctgtgGCTGAAACCTGATGAGCCGGTCTCTGTCCTAAGATAATTAAACCTACCTTCCACCACCTTTAATGCTCAGTAGGTAACATGTTTTATCCCATTTTATTGATCTAAGGATTTGCAGCTTTATTGGTGATATTGTGGCCGATTAATCTGTGCACATCACAGCAGCTTCATGGATGATACTGCTCTGCTAAGATAAGCAATTATGCTATAACTAGCTGCTAGGATTGTCTTTATTTCAGACATAGATGGTGTTTATTATTTGCCTTTGGTTGATGAgtctcttgtgtttgtgcatcTCACACTGACACATGGATAAACCCCCAAAGGtatttttgggggtttttttttttacattttgagttaaaaaaacccaaacccagCTGGATCAGATGGGAATGAAGGTTATAGTCATAATGCCTCAGAAAGATAGATGTGCTAGCTATGTTTTCAAATCAAAATTGCAACttggatgtttttttaaatgctataaaaaaataataaaaataaaagactgcAAACATGGCACAAATGCAGCACAATTaatgttgtattattatatttttcttttgtatgaCCTCcacttttattaattaattatagtagGGTTAAAAGACATATTGTGAACTGCTTCACTAGTCTCTTTGTTTATGTTAGCATCCTCCTACCGGAGACAAGTTATCCCAGATTACACTAAAGACTAAGAAGCTCTGTTTGTTGGACCTGCTGCTTGTGTCCTCATTTTCACTCTGGCTCCCCTCACAAAGACTCTTTTACTTAGAAGAGGAAGTTAGAGTCTTGTGGGTTAATGTAGCAATAGGTGAAAGGGCTTCAATTAAAAGAGCAGACCTGAAAGTAAACAAGGTCCAGCAGACATTCAGGAAGTAGACTTGAGGAGAGAGGCACCCGGATTATAGACTTTAATCTATGGCCACGGCTAAGATGATCAGGctgggagacagacactcagTGGGTCACATTGACACCATCAAATGCAAACAGTGAGCGGGAAAAGAAACGGAATGTCAAGAAATCCTCAGCCCGActtccattttttcttttgttttgttgcatttttaatAAGATTTACCACAATGATATGAACCTTCTAAGTGCATTTCTACCCATTAGTATAGAAACATTGCTACACATGAGATATTTACAGCTGTAGTGCAGGAACAGAGAACATCAGAACATTTATATTTCTCAGGcttgttgaaaaaaaataacCCAGGTCTGCATTTATATGCCCTATATTATTCAGAGAGCACCTGGGTCTTAGTTTGTGCTCAGACACTTTCAGGTCCAGGGGTTAAAGAGACTGGATCAGGGCAGAGCCAGTGATGATCAGACACTGAGGGCAAagccacaaacaaacagtactgATCAAACCAGAGAGAGACAATACAAACACTTTGTATTGAGGCAAACTGTACTATGAAACTGTGTTATGTTGCCAACTAAACATGACCTGGAATTATCTGAAAGCTTGAATCCTACAGGAGTTAGTTAAAAAGCCCAGCACTGTAAATTTGCCAGCAATTGATGAGATCAGCTCCTGAAAGTGAAGTTCTACAAGATTCTAATACTTCAGATAAGAAGAGGTGTAAAGGATAGTCTGTTCAGTGATACTACTGCTTGGGGTCTCTGTCCAACATTTTCACTACAGACATTACAGACTTGTGAATAGTTGGTCAGACAGCTGACGCAAAGTTCACTGTTAGAAAGCATTCAGGTAATTTACATGTAGCCAGACAGCTCTGTTTGCACTCCAGTCAAAGTCCAAAGTGAAAGTGAGACATGGATACACACTGAACCCACGTATGTTTGCAACATACTGGAAAAATATGAAAGGTACACTTTGATGACACAGCATCATTTTGATGGTGGTTGTAGTTTGGAGTGGTAAGTACTTCTAGATCTTTCGAAGAGGATACTTATTCATATATAAAAATTAGTAAGTGGTTAATTTAGGAATCCgcataaatatttatgtggTCTGAAGGGTGCTAAATGCAAATCAGAGCCAAAAAACTGTCTCAATTTCCCAAATTTCCAGATAATTTTTGGTTccaagaaacaaaacatttcacaGAAATATGTCGCAACACCTGGATTCTGCAGGTATCTCTAAACTGTTAGGGTTTCTGTTAACTCTAAATTGcctgttgtttttctgtgtctttATGTCACAAGTGTGGACCCTGTCAAATGTGGGTAGCTCTGTGTGCAACCTTCATGAGCCTTGAAATCACTTCttagagggaggagagaaattTTACAGGACACTCCACTGTTGTTAAAAATTCTTTGTTCAAATATTTACATATAAAAAGAATTACAGCAcaacttttctctttctttctaatCGCACTGATAACACCCCGCCTGAAACCAGTGGGATGCACCTGACAGTTACAGCTGAGTTTAATATCATTTTGCACATGGAAACGTGTCCTGAGCTCCTCAGTAAGTCTTCACTGAGTCAGGACTGACTCACATGGGTAAGAGGGAGTGGGAGCAAAGTTGTCATGGTCTGAGAGTTCAGGACACTTAACAAGTTGGCCTAAATACTGCGTGAGACACCTGCTGGTATTTCAGGATAAATCCACGAGTTTGTTGCAACTCGAGCAAAAAGAGACCCAAACTTTAGTTTTAAAATCAGGGAAGTATGAAGTGAAATGTTGTCTGTGCTAAGCACAGAGGTTGCTGATGTGACTCCTTTATCTGATTTTCTCCATTCCTCAGGTTTTCCATAAATGTGGCATTTTGTCACTTGCTTAGAGAATGGATGTGTAACCTCCTTGAACGATCAGGCTGATTACATTTGCAACGTTTTGCTCCTTGattattttttcttcattctttattttatatacagATCTTTTAGGATCTTGAAGGATTTGCTTGGATTATTAGGGTGTTGGATTGTTAGATGGTGCTTTAGCTTGGCTTGCTTAAAACTGAAGACAGATCACATGTCGTTGCTGTCAATAAAGCCAAATTCAACATATAAATCAACATAATCGTGCTACAGCTTCAAAAATGTTTCCATCCTGCCAGTGACGTTATCTTCCCAGAGGATAGCCAACAGTTTGCCGAGTAGCCGTTTTCGTGGTGATGATTAATTGAACGCTTTCGTAGCAACtttgaaataatatttcacaACTTGTCAGAATTTCCTTTGGCTCACAGATAGCATAAGGGAATCGGGTTCAAAatgatgtatttgttttttataaggggtgttaaatatatttttaagttaGTGGAGATTAATCAAAGAACCCCACTTTAAGAACTACTGTATAGACAATGGACAGATGGACTTACATGAATGCACATGTGACAGTAAGTTTTCATCTTTTATAGCAACTGTTACTAGTGATTAAAAATACCCCAAAAAGTGCCATTAATttagtaagataagataagataaggtaAGGTAAGTATTGAGTACTGCACACTGAGATACGTACACACCCCAGTGTGTACATGTGTAGACAAAATAACCCTTTTTGTGATCTTCCAAATCTGATTAAAACCTTTttgtggaaaaacacaaaacaggaccAGCTGAAGGTAAAAAGGAATAAAACCAAGGAACATCTAGTTGTTTCATTTCAGTAACAAAGCGCTGAATATTTTATATCTATCTGCATGGGATTGCCCTCCGCTCCTTGCTCTCATTGAAATATTAATTCAGTTGTCACAGGAGTGAAGATGGTGCAAACGCTACTCATCATGTGCAATAAGAACAGAAACTCAATAAATTAAATTTTTCCCAAAGTCTCAATAAAATGTACTGAACAGTCGATAACAACCACCTTTTGTTTACATATTAGACAGTTAAGTTACCTGAAAACTTCCATGCCCCATCCGGCCAAAGCCGTGAAGACACGGGGGCCGAGGTCTCGAGCCGGGTTGATTGGATAGCCACAGTTCAGATTCATGGACACTCCAATGGCCGCGATGATCAGGCCAATGCACAGAGGCTCCATGCCCTTTGGAGCGCCAATATTCTTCCTGTCAGTGATAGCCAGGATGCATATGACCAGTGCAGCGGTTGCAATTAccttaaacaataaaaaataaggcAGTTAGCATAACCCTAAACATGTTGCTATagttgctgctgcagctgctgctgtgcttgatTTAAAGGACTTTACTGtacattaaaaatattccaTAATGAGATAATAACAGGAATATTATTTGATGTTAGTTTATTAAATATCATGGTTATCAACAATATAAGCATATTATGACACACTTATTGTTAAAACATCTCTAAAACTGAACATGTCAGTTTATTTGGAAATATTATTATACTTTTTCATACCCATATTACAGTAGTGTTTGTACTGTTGGCAAACTGACATACTGTATCTCATGTATAAAAGTAATAGGTAGGGTTGGTGGGTCTTGTTTTTTACTCCAGATTAGCCTTAATCATGTCATGTCTTTTGTTGGGCGCACTGCAATGATGAGGTTCTCCTCTACTACATAAATGCCATTGTTAGGTGGTTGCC is drawn from Oreochromis aureus strain Israel breed Guangdong linkage group 1, ZZ_aureus, whole genome shotgun sequence and contains these coding sequences:
- the aqp9b gene encoding aquaporin-9b isoform X3, producing MVLSRAGPGDILSVHIGFTLGVMMAVYIAGGVSGAHVNPAVSLAMLILGKLPLKKFPIYVAAQFLGAFAGSCAVYGLYYDALMDFTKGEFIVTGENATATIFASYPAKHLSVLNGLGDQVIATAALVICILAITDRKNIGAPKGMEPLCIGLIIAAIGVSMNLNCGYPINPARDLGPRVFTALAGWGMEVFRAGGCWWWIPVVGPMVGGAVGAGVYLIFIELHHPEPEKQEENNVQDKYEIVTMT